The genome window GATTTAGACGTCGAGCGTCCAGCCCGAGCGATAGACCGGCTTGATCAGCGGCTCAAGCTCGGGGCAGTTCGGCGACTTCATGTTCTGGGCGTCCCATTCGACCTTCTTGCCGGCCCACAGGGCCAGATTGCCGAGCAGGATCGTCTCGGTCAGACCGCCCGAGTACTCGGGGAAGTTCGACATGGCCGCCGGGCCGCCCTTGATCGCTTCGACCCACTCGGTGAAGTGGCCGGGCGACTGGGTGAACTCGACTTCGGGCTTGTTCACATCGCCGAGCAAGTCCCAGCCGGCGCCGTAATCGCCGGGCGAATACAGCTTGCCCTTGGTGCCGACGATCAGCGAGCCCGCCTGATCAAGCTTGGCGTCGCCGAACAGTTCCTTCGGCGGGCGCTTACCGCCGTCGTACCAATACATCGTCAGCGCTTTGCGCTTGTCGGTGGCCGGGAACTCGAACTTGATGATCGACCACTTCGGGTAGCTCTCCTGGTTGTGGCCCGAGTGTTCGGCCTCGACCGAGACCGGCCCGTGCAGATCGAGCGCCGCATAGGGCAGGTTGACCGTGTGGCAGGCCATGTCGCCCAAAGCGCCGGTGCCGAAGTCCCACCAGCCGCGCCACGCGAACGGGTGATAGCCCTTGGCATAGGGCCGCGATGCCGCGGGGCCGAGCCACAGATCCCATTTTACATGGGCGGGGCATTCGCTCGGTTCGGGGCGCGGGCCACCTTGCGGCCAGATCGGCCGGTTGGTCCAAACGTGCACTTCCGACACGTCGCCTAGGACGCCGGTCTTCACCGTGGCCGCCGCCTTGCGCAGGCCCGATTCGGACGTGCCTTGATTGCCCATTTGCGTGGCGACGCCCTTTTCGCGCGCCACCTGCGCCATGAGGCGGGCCTCGTAGATCGAGTGCGTCATCGGCTTCTGGCAGTACACCGCCTTGCCGAGCCGCATGGCCATCAGGGCCGCGGGCGCGTGCGTGTGATCGGGCGTACTGACGGTCACCGCATCGATGCTGTCGCGCATCTCTTCGAGCATCTGGCGGAAGTCGACGAATTTCTTGGCGTCTTTGAACGAGGCCGCGGCCTTGTCCAGACGCTGCTCGTCGATATCGCAAATCGCAACGACGTCGCCGTGCTTACCGGCATCGGCCGAATCGCTGTCGCCTTTGCCGCCGACGCCGATGCAAGCGAAGCGCACCTTTTCATTCGGCGAGTCGCTATCAGCGGCGCGGAGACTGTTGGCAACAAAGAAACCACCGGCCGCGACGGCCGACGTCTGCAGGAAGGTACGACGGGAGCTACGTGACATGCGAAATTGACTCCGACGGGGTGGGGGCGTGATGCGCTTGTGGCGGGATGCAGCAGGCCATCCGATGACCGACCGATAGGATAACTTGCCACCCCCCTGCTCGCAAACTTCCCGCGCGCATCGCAGTCGGGCACCCAAGCGGCTACACTGTCAGGCTTTCGGACCATTGGCCCTCGACCCCCTTTGTGCAGGGAACTTAAGAGCGATGCGGTACCTGGCGGTGATCTTAATCCTGGTCGTCTTGGCACTGGTTGCCGTTCCTGTCCTCCGTTCGGCCCGCCAGCAGCACGCCCCCCCGGCGCCCGCGCCCGCGACCGCGGATGCCGCCCCCGCATCGCCGACGCAGCCGGTCGATCCGGCCGAGCAGCAGGCGGCCGAGCAGTTCGCCGCGCTGGGCGCCAAGGTCGAGCGCGACGCGGCCGGGCTCGTCACGTCGATCGACGCCTCGGGACAAGAAGTCAC of Pirellulales bacterium contains these proteins:
- a CDS encoding Gfo/Idh/MocA family oxidoreductase codes for the protein MSRSSRRTFLQTSAVAAGGFFVANSLRAADSDSPNEKVRFACIGVGGKGDSDSADAGKHGDVVAICDIDEQRLDKAAASFKDAKKFVDFRQMLEEMRDSIDAVTVSTPDHTHAPAALMAMRLGKAVYCQKPMTHSIYEARLMAQVAREKGVATQMGNQGTSESGLRKAAATVKTGVLGDVSEVHVWTNRPIWPQGGPRPEPSECPAHVKWDLWLGPAASRPYAKGYHPFAWRGWWDFGTGALGDMACHTVNLPYAALDLHGPVSVEAEHSGHNQESYPKWSIIKFEFPATDKRKALTMYWYDGGKRPPKELFGDAKLDQAGSLIVGTKGKLYSPGDYGAGWDLLGDVNKPEVEFTQSPGHFTEWVEAIKGGPAAMSNFPEYSGGLTETILLGNLALWAGKKVEWDAQNMKSPNCPELEPLIKPVYRSGWTLDV